ACGCAGGCTTATTTTTTTGCATGTGTATAGATATGGACGATGGGGAGCTAATGTATTTAGAAAGTATCCACTTGTTGGTCGAGGTACTTGATCAGTATTTCAATAATGTTTGTGAGTTGGACCTGGTGTTCAGCTTTTACAAAGTGTACGCAGTGATTGATGAAATGTTCATGtctggagaaattgaagagacTTCAAAGGCAGTCGTTTTGGACAGGGTAGATCAAGTGATGGCATACAATTAAAAACAGAGTACAACATATACCTATTATATTATATAGAAAGAATCATAGGCATCCAACAATTCAAAAAAGATAAATATGATGTGTCATGCTTATTATTTAGGAGCCTCCTTGAAAGAGATAGCAGCTTCCTCACCCATGGAAGAAATAATGGTGACCAGCAAGTCTTTGCCCTCATCGAACTCACTTTGCAATTTCTCACCAACCTCTCCCTCTGGAGCCTTGACGTCATCCTTGGTCTCACCATCGTTGTTCATCAAGTTCAAGTACCCATCATCAATGTCCAACAGTTGGTATTCAGATCTTCTAACGTTAGGAACCTCCATGTTGTGGGTGGATGGAGAAAGatcttccaacttcttACCAGTGAAGATGTCGATGGCGACCAAGTGGACCTTAGCGTGACCGTGCTTACCAGTCTTAGAGGTAGACATATCAACGATCTTACATGGTCTACCTTTAATGACAACGTGTCCGTTCTTTCTAAGAGCGGAACATTGCATAGGGAAGGTCAAAGAGGATCCGGCATCGGCGGTCTCAAAGGTGTGCTACTGATGTTAGTAAACTAAGTTCAAATATAACTGCCAGTTTACTCGTCCAAAATTAGAGAAGTTTTCGGGCTTGAGTCACttacttcttcttcagccaTTTTGATTAAAGTTAGGgagattcaaagagaagtgaaaaaacaaatgagaaaaaaaatgaatgCCTTTTTCTAAGCCAATTGCCCATTGATCGCCTAGAAATCTTGTTGGCTCTGTGCACCAACcaatttttggttttgatattttgattttctttactTCGTGATGATGTTTACACTACTCCGGACTGAATTTTACATGATAGAGACTTACGCCGGGTAACGAAGATGAACGGTGTGGGGAGAAGATAGATAAGTGTCCATTGATTTTACTTATGTCAACATGTCGTCCTATTTGCCTACTGGGTTTATTCCCATCTTT
This is a stretch of genomic DNA from Komagataella phaffii GS115 chromosome 3, complete sequence. It encodes these proteins:
- a CDS encoding Small subunit of the clathrin-associated adaptor complex AP-2; the protein is MSIHYILALNRQGKVRISKWFDRKISLDEQFQVRQKIHRLILSRDHKNQSNFVEFEKKKLVYRRYAGLFFCMCIDMDDGELMYLESIHLLVEVLDQYFNNVCELDLVFSFYKVYAVIDEMFMSGEIEETSKAVVLDRVDQVMAYN
- a CDS encoding Translation initiation factor eIF-5A, promotes formation of the first peptide bond; its protein translation is MAEEEHTFETADAGSSLTFPMQCSALRKNGHVVIKGRPCKIVDMSTSKTGKHGHAKVHLVAIDIFTGKKLEDLSPSTHNMEVPNVRRSEYQLLDIDDGYLNLMNNDGETKDDVKAPEGEVGEKLQSEFDEGKDLLVTIISSMGEEAAISFKEAPK